A genomic window from Salvia splendens isolate huo1 chromosome 11, SspV2, whole genome shotgun sequence includes:
- the LOC121755431 gene encoding uncharacterized protein LOC121755431 yields MGRWIKPEVYPLMAAMSFVTGMCIFQLTRNVVLNPDVRINKDHRKKGVLDNQEEGENYAEHGFRKFLRTRPPEVMPAINRFFTGKE; encoded by the exons ATGGGACGTTGGATCAAACCAGAG GTGTATCCTCTTATGGCGGCTATGAGTTTTGTCACCGGAATGTGCATTTTTCAGCTGACAAGGAATGTCGTCCTCAATCCTGATGTCAG AATAAACAAGGATCATCGTAAGAAAGGTGTTCTTGATAACCAAGAGGAAGGAGAAAATTACGCAGAGCACGGCTTCCGTAAGTTCCTGCGCACACGGCCCCCGGAAGTCATGCCCGCCATCAACCGCTTTTTCACCGGGAAAGAGTGA